One segment of Burkholderiaceae bacterium DAT-1 DNA contains the following:
- a CDS encoding YchE family NAAT transporter has protein sequence MDALKTFISLLVLINPLGNIPMFISLTANQTHKERRKTARIASIAVMMVIIVSGFLGDWIIRFFGISIPSFQVGGGILILLVSISMLNAQIGNARQTNEEKVEAEHKANIAVVPLAIPMLAGPGAMSAVIIYAQRIQHWYEYLYLIAGATGIGILIWLALSLADPISRAVGQTGINIATRIMGLLLSAISVEFMVNGLIQLIPALGRS, from the coding sequence ATGGATGCACTTAAAACTTTCATTTCATTGCTTGTGCTGATTAATCCACTCGGCAATATCCCGATGTTCATTAGCCTGACTGCCAATCAGACACACAAAGAGCGGCGCAAGACTGCGCGCATTGCCTCTATTGCGGTGATGATGGTGATTATTGTGTCAGGTTTTCTGGGCGACTGGATCATTCGCTTTTTCGGCATCAGTATTCCGTCATTTCAGGTGGGGGGCGGCATTTTGATCCTGCTGGTGTCGATATCGATGCTGAATGCGCAAATCGGCAATGCCCGCCAGACCAATGAGGAAAAGGTGGAGGCAGAGCACAAGGCCAATATCGCAGTCGTCCCATTGGCGATTCCGATGCTGGCAGGGCCGGGCGCCATGAGTGCAGTGATCATCTACGCGCAACGCATCCAGCATTGGTACGAATATCTCTACCTCATCGCCGGTGCTACCGGTATTGGCATCCTGATCTGGCTGGCGCTGAGTCTGGCAGATCCGATTTCGCGCGCAGTCGGCCAAACCGGTATCAATATTGCCACACGTATCATGGGTCTGCTTTTGTCAGCGATTTCTGTTGAATTCATGGTCAACGGGCTTATCCAGCTGATTCCTGCTTTGGGTCGCAGCTAA
- the hpnC gene encoding squalene synthase HpnC, with the protein MNTEYAIDHYENFPVASILLPRKMRRPISIVYKFARSADDFADEGVASDEDRLAQLQAYRDELQRISNGTPPETALFRDLQHEVIEAYQVPVQLFIDLLDAFSQDVVKKRYADFGELMQYCRRSANPVGRIVLHIAGQAEPRKLAQSDGICAALQLINFWQDIAIDLQKGRIYLPQDELARFGVSEAQLFAGDTSGGFWPLMQFQIERTKKMLEAGSPLALTLPGRLGWEIRLTVLGGDTILRKLHASHGDVWRHRPALRPRDWLNIVWRSVRGPEKRRHHTCGH; encoded by the coding sequence ATGAATACTGAATACGCCATTGATCATTACGAAAACTTTCCGGTTGCATCTATCTTGCTACCTCGCAAGATGCGCCGTCCTATCAGTATCGTGTACAAGTTCGCTCGCAGTGCAGACGACTTTGCTGACGAAGGTGTTGCCAGCGATGAGGACAGGCTTGCGCAACTACAAGCTTACAGGGATGAACTACAGCGGATTTCAAACGGAACGCCACCCGAAACTGCCTTATTTCGGGATTTGCAGCATGAAGTGATTGAGGCCTATCAGGTTCCCGTTCAGTTGTTCATCGACCTGCTGGATGCATTCAGTCAGGACGTCGTGAAAAAGCGATACGCAGATTTTGGCGAGCTGATGCAGTACTGCCGTCGCTCCGCCAATCCCGTGGGCCGGATCGTATTACACATTGCCGGTCAGGCCGAACCACGCAAGCTGGCACAATCGGATGGTATCTGCGCCGCGCTGCAGCTCATCAATTTCTGGCAGGACATTGCCATCGATTTGCAAAAAGGCCGGATTTACCTGCCACAGGATGAATTGGCGCGATTCGGTGTCAGTGAGGCGCAACTGTTTGCAGGTGATACCTCTGGCGGATTCTGGCCCTTGATGCAGTTTCAGATCGAGCGTACTAAAAAGATGCTGGAAGCGGGGTCTCCACTGGCGTTGACACTCCCGGGACGTCTCGGCTGGGAAATTCGCCTGACCGTGCTGGGCGGCGATACCATTTTGCGGAAATTGCATGCGTCACACGGCGATGTGTGGCGACATCGTCCAGCATTACGCCCCCGAGACTGGCTCAATATTGTATGGCGCTCAGTACGTGGCCCGGAAAAACGCCGACATCACACCTGCGGACACTGA
- a CDS encoding NPCBM/NEW2 domain-containing protein: MSPRSRVRFRHSFISTATLLALTHLPAQALTAGNVKTLRAEASTQSVDIRTDNGMHVQINLLRPDMFRIQAGTGDQFTGAGDKAAPIVIKQYGDKINHTLSTEGDYQLLRTDAMALRIYSKPLRFALYKADNATLIWQEVQPLQVSKRESVQTLDSNTAEHFFGGGQQNGQFEFKGKSLEVSYSGGWEEGDRPSPAPFYFSTRGYGVLRNTWANGSYDFRAQEFLTAGHQEERFDAYYFVGDTPAKLLSAFTDLTGRAGKLPRWGYEYGDADCYNDGDNVKKPGTVPTGWSDGPTGTTPDVIKSVAAKYREHDMPGGWILPNDGYGCGYTDLPKVVKGLQDYGFKTGLWTENGVDKIAWEVGQAGTRAQKLDVAWTGKGYQFALDANQAAADGILKNSDSRPFVWTVMGWAGIQRYAITWTGDQTGSWDYIRWHIPTLIGSGLSGQVYATGDVDGIFGGSPETFMRDLQWKAFTPVLMGMSGWSNAERKHPWWFDEPYRSINREILKHRMRLMPYIYTYAHDAEQTGAPIVRGLMWDHPNDPHAHTEDYKYQFFLGRDFLVAPVYRSQATSGGWRRGVYLPEGEWIDYNDGRVVEADKHGKLLDYAVKLDTLPVFVRAGAIIPMYPTALFDGQVPKDTVTWDIYPKGNSAFTLYEDDGNTRAYQSGKFSQQRVSVFTDSAAGIRVEVGAIAGSYDGQEAERRTILQIHTRTAPRQVQLGDTALRALASRAELDQADSGWFFDATDKYGILTIKTSRASIRQSTSFLIQQDTQAVVTPTAGYPAAPDLGRTVPSDSIRVVNRPAEEPGYPLENALDEKPDTWFRTIRDLAVKTGPHEFVLSLGERRMIDGIQITGRTDKHWRYGQPKDIELYLGDNNGDWGKPIYRGTVPLSDSLKTIEFAPHAGRLLRVRILSTHDEDAEGNNSDPMVLAAEASDAPPKAFNAFIPQDISSVIISTFKILEFQQPNQPKQQQYLSEAKWDKADNSARSVALNHPGTRKPSADSMRMNGLAFRKGLGVSGNSRIDYTLKGNWHLFRADIGVDDACRDAGGLQFQLWGDDRLLYDSGLIKAPAVVKPELDIRGIRQLSLRTLGAKGSKPAEVCGNWANAMVTGLSGDSIGTH; encoded by the coding sequence ATGAGCCCACGATCCCGCGTTCGTTTTCGCCACTCATTCATTTCAACTGCAACATTGCTCGCCCTGACGCATTTGCCTGCACAGGCACTGACTGCGGGCAATGTGAAGACACTACGTGCAGAGGCATCGACGCAATCAGTCGATATCCGCACTGATAACGGGATGCATGTGCAAATTAATCTCCTGCGTCCGGACATGTTCCGTATTCAGGCGGGTACTGGCGATCAGTTCACAGGCGCGGGTGATAAGGCTGCGCCCATCGTCATCAAACAATATGGTGACAAAATCAACCATACCCTGAGCACCGAGGGTGACTATCAGCTCTTGCGCACAGATGCCATGGCGCTGCGCATCTATTCCAAGCCGCTCCGATTTGCGCTGTACAAGGCAGATAACGCTACGCTGATCTGGCAAGAAGTACAGCCACTGCAGGTCAGCAAGCGTGAGTCCGTACAAACACTGGACAGCAACACTGCTGAACACTTTTTTGGCGGTGGCCAGCAAAATGGTCAGTTCGAGTTCAAGGGTAAATCACTGGAAGTATCCTACTCCGGTGGCTGGGAAGAGGGCGATCGCCCCAGCCCTGCCCCGTTCTACTTCAGTACCCGTGGTTATGGTGTACTGCGCAATACATGGGCAAATGGCAGCTATGATTTCCGAGCCCAGGAATTCCTGACCGCGGGACATCAGGAAGAACGCTTTGACGCCTATTACTTTGTGGGCGATACACCAGCGAAACTGCTGTCCGCTTTTACTGATTTGACCGGACGTGCGGGCAAACTGCCACGCTGGGGTTACGAATACGGTGATGCTGACTGTTATAACGATGGCGACAATGTCAAAAAGCCAGGTACCGTGCCAACCGGCTGGAGTGATGGTCCAACGGGCACCACGCCTGATGTAATCAAGAGCGTTGCCGCCAAATACCGTGAGCACGACATGCCCGGTGGCTGGATTCTGCCCAATGACGGCTATGGCTGCGGTTATACCGATCTCCCCAAAGTGGTCAAGGGACTGCAGGACTACGGTTTCAAAACAGGCTTGTGGACTGAGAATGGCGTCGACAAAATTGCATGGGAAGTCGGTCAGGCAGGCACGCGCGCTCAAAAACTGGATGTAGCATGGACAGGGAAAGGCTACCAATTTGCGCTTGATGCCAATCAGGCGGCCGCCGACGGTATTCTGAAAAACTCGGACTCCCGCCCCTTTGTGTGGACAGTAATGGGCTGGGCAGGCATCCAGCGCTACGCCATTACCTGGACAGGTGATCAGACCGGTAGCTGGGATTACATCCGCTGGCATATTCCGACCTTGATTGGCTCGGGTCTTTCCGGTCAGGTCTACGCCACGGGTGATGTGGATGGCATTTTTGGTGGCAGTCCGGAAACCTTTATGCGCGATCTGCAATGGAAGGCCTTTACACCTGTACTGATGGGCATGTCAGGCTGGTCCAATGCCGAACGCAAGCATCCCTGGTGGTTTGATGAACCCTATCGCAGCATTAACCGCGAGATTCTCAAGCATCGCATGCGTCTGATGCCGTACATCTACACCTATGCGCATGACGCTGAACAAACCGGCGCACCGATTGTTCGAGGTTTGATGTGGGATCATCCCAATGATCCGCACGCCCACACTGAAGACTACAAGTATCAGTTCTTCCTCGGTCGTGATTTCCTGGTTGCCCCCGTTTACCGTAGCCAGGCGACAAGCGGTGGATGGCGGCGCGGAGTGTATCTGCCCGAGGGAGAATGGATCGACTACAACGATGGTCGCGTCGTAGAAGCAGACAAGCATGGCAAGCTGCTCGATTACGCAGTGAAGCTAGACACACTGCCGGTTTTCGTACGCGCAGGCGCCATCATTCCGATGTACCCGACTGCACTGTTTGACGGTCAGGTTCCCAAGGATACTGTGACATGGGACATCTATCCCAAGGGAAACAGCGCGTTTACCTTGTATGAAGATGATGGCAATACCCGCGCCTATCAGTCAGGCAAGTTCAGCCAGCAACGTGTCAGTGTGTTCACCGATAGTGCCGCCGGCATCCGAGTTGAAGTCGGTGCAATTGCGGGTAGCTACGACGGACAGGAAGCAGAACGTCGCACCATTTTGCAGATTCATACACGCACAGCACCACGTCAGGTTCAATTGGGTGATACCGCGCTACGCGCCCTCGCCAGCCGTGCTGAATTGGATCAGGCCGATTCAGGCTGGTTCTTTGATGCGACGGACAAATACGGCATCCTGACCATCAAAACGAGCAGGGCGTCAATCCGCCAGTCAACATCCTTTTTGATTCAGCAAGATACCCAGGCTGTCGTCACACCCACCGCAGGCTATCCTGCGGCTCCGGATCTTGGTCGTACCGTACCAAGTGATTCGATTCGTGTCGTGAATCGACCGGCAGAGGAACCCGGCTATCCGCTAGAAAACGCACTGGACGAAAAACCTGATACCTGGTTCCGAACCATACGCGATCTGGCCGTCAAGACCGGTCCGCATGAATTTGTACTGAGCCTGGGTGAGCGCCGGATGATTGACGGCATCCAGATCACCGGGCGCACAGACAAGCACTGGCGTTATGGTCAGCCGAAAGACATTGAACTGTACCTCGGCGACAATAATGGCGATTGGGGCAAGCCGATCTATCGCGGGACGGTGCCACTATCGGATAGCCTGAAAACAATCGAGTTTGCGCCGCATGCCGGTCGTCTGCTGCGTGTACGTATCCTGAGCACGCATGACGAAGATGCTGAAGGTAACAACTCCGATCCAATGGTACTGGCTGCCGAGGCAAGCGATGCGCCACCTAAGGCTTTTAATGCCTTTATTCCGCAAGACATATCGTCTGTGATTATTTCGACATTCAAGATTCTGGAGTTCCAGCAGCCTAATCAGCCTAAGCAACAGCAATATTTGTCCGAGGCTAAGTGGGATAAGGCTGACAATAGTGCTCGATCCGTTGCACTCAATCATCCAGGTACGCGGAAGCCCAGTGCCGACTCCATGCGCATGAATGGCCTGGCATTCCGTAAGGGGCTCGGCGTCAGCGGCAACAGTCGCATCGACTATACGCTTAAGGGTAACTGGCACCTTTTCCGTGCGGATATTGGCGTGGATGACGCGTGTAGAGATGCAGGTGGCTTGCAGTTCCAGTTGTGGGGTGATGATCGCCTTCTGTATGACAGCGGCCTGATCAAAGCGCCAGCTGTTGTTAAACCCGAGCTGGATATTCGCGGCATTCGCCAGTTGAGTCTGCGCACCTTGGGCGCCAAAGGCAGCAAGCCTGCCGAGGTATGCGGAAACTGGGCAAATGCAATGGTGACCGGTTTATCAGGCGATTCGATCGGTACACACTGA
- a CDS encoding response regulator, with amino-acid sequence MRKAVLIVDDDIYVYAILKAVLEHDFEVRYARSGDDAMEAVSRSKPDVVLLDIEMSGMDGYDVCRLIKGGSDPEPPSVIFVSAHSEAEERLAAYAAGADDFIVKPLNVEEVYTKVAQTLEARNEIETLRLSAREALETAKHALGGDVESREQALRAVSKIVEASAAEQIAQAMLNAMSSAGLEGVVQIRGQNDFTMNSAGKRSTMEAVLLQGLSAPGTPKISTYGSRTSITQGCVSLMIKNMPEDAPERSEAIQSQFCTMVDVADLRASALNNGPQDDLLQALREVSDDLFVQLQRQQSTRSDALADIREHLEAELRQVGFLGSQAPVFNSLLQQLLTVEKGDGGQLLFGARQKLTTAIAALTREAPPAP; translated from the coding sequence ATGCGCAAAGCCGTTCTGATCGTAGACGATGACATATACGTCTATGCCATTCTGAAGGCCGTGCTGGAGCACGACTTCGAGGTGCGCTATGCCCGCAGCGGCGATGATGCAATGGAAGCCGTGTCCCGGAGTAAGCCCGATGTCGTCCTGCTTGATATTGAAATGAGCGGTATGGACGGCTACGACGTGTGCAGACTGATCAAAGGCGGTAGCGACCCTGAACCACCGTCCGTCATTTTTGTGTCGGCACATAGTGAAGCAGAAGAGCGATTGGCTGCCTATGCCGCGGGCGCAGATGATTTCATTGTTAAACCGTTGAATGTGGAAGAGGTGTATACAAAGGTCGCGCAAACGCTAGAAGCCAGAAATGAGATCGAAACCCTGCGTTTGTCGGCACGAGAAGCACTGGAGACAGCAAAGCATGCGCTGGGTGGTGATGTCGAGAGCCGGGAGCAGGCGCTACGTGCAGTGAGTAAAATCGTAGAAGCGAGCGCCGCAGAGCAGATTGCCCAGGCGATGTTGAACGCTATGTCGAGTGCGGGGCTGGAGGGCGTAGTACAGATCAGAGGTCAAAACGACTTTACCATGAATTCCGCCGGCAAGCGGAGCACGATGGAAGCAGTGCTTCTGCAAGGGCTGTCAGCGCCTGGTACACCTAAAATCTCGACTTACGGGAGCCGCACTTCGATCACGCAGGGATGTGTTTCCCTCATGATAAAAAATATGCCGGAAGACGCGCCAGAACGAAGTGAAGCCATTCAGAGTCAATTCTGTACCATGGTGGACGTAGCCGACTTACGTGCGTCTGCGCTGAATAACGGCCCTCAGGATGATTTGCTGCAGGCGCTGCGAGAGGTTTCCGACGATCTGTTTGTTCAGCTGCAACGACAACAAAGTACGCGTTCCGATGCACTTGCCGATATTCGGGAACACCTGGAAGCCGAGTTGCGGCAAGTGGGCTTTTTGGGCAGTCAGGCACCTGTATTCAATAGCCTGTTACAGCAGTTGCTCACGGTGGAGAAGGGCGACGGCGGCCAGTTACTATTTGGCGCTCGTCAAAAACTGACTACAGCCATCGCGGCACTGACCAGGGAAGCGCCGCCGGCACCATAG
- a CDS encoding response regulator encodes MAKKILAVDDSPSIRQMVGFTLRTAGYQVTEANDGNAGLNAAKGGQFDLVLTDINMPGMDGFGLTTSLRSLPNYKSTPILVLTTEAGDEMKVKGKAAGATGWLVKPFDPTKLLDVVKRLIG; translated from the coding sequence ATGGCCAAAAAAATTCTTGCGGTGGATGACTCCCCGTCCATCCGCCAGATGGTCGGTTTTACGTTACGTACTGCCGGATATCAAGTCACTGAGGCCAATGACGGCAATGCCGGACTCAATGCAGCCAAAGGTGGGCAATTTGATCTCGTACTGACCGATATCAATATGCCGGGTATGGATGGCTTTGGGCTGACCACTTCACTACGGTCGCTACCCAACTACAAGTCCACGCCCATTCTGGTACTCACCACTGAAGCGGGCGACGAAATGAAGGTCAAAGGGAAAGCAGCCGGGGCGACTGGCTGGCTGGTTAAACCATTTGATCCCACCAAGTTGCTTGATGTGGTCAAACGACTGATCGGCTAA
- a CDS encoding chemotaxis protein CheW: MSNEANGQDTEVLIFALGQEEYGLDILKVQEIRGYEAVTRIANAPTHIKGVVNLRGAIVPIVDLRLKFNLPEPVYNEFTVVIILNVKNRVVGIVVDGVSDVLHIAGDQCRPAPEFGAAVQSDYIEGLATVEDRMIILVNIEKMMSAEDMGLFDEVAA, from the coding sequence ATGAGCAATGAAGCAAACGGCCAAGACACAGAAGTACTCATTTTCGCGCTTGGCCAAGAAGAATATGGTCTGGATATTCTGAAAGTACAGGAGATCCGAGGCTATGAGGCGGTAACCCGCATCGCAAATGCACCGACGCACATCAAGGGTGTGGTGAATCTACGGGGAGCCATTGTCCCGATTGTGGATTTGCGCCTCAAATTCAATCTGCCAGAACCGGTTTACAACGAGTTCACGGTTGTCATCATCCTCAACGTCAAGAATCGCGTTGTGGGCATCGTGGTAGATGGCGTCTCTGATGTACTGCATATCGCAGGTGATCAATGCCGCCCGGCGCCCGAGTTCGGGGCTGCTGTTCAAAGTGATTACATCGAAGGCTTGGCTACTGTAGAAGACCGCATGATCATCTTGGTTAACATAGAAAAAATGATGAGTGCGGAAGATATGGGGTTGTTCGACGAAGTCGCGGCCTGA
- a CDS encoding HAMP domain-containing protein — protein sequence MRSLSQNVGLLPRIATIALIAVATLSIPSWELLKHKREDQTFTAKERLGIPALRASLDIQDAFIKQRAAANALLDNPANGRERYRQAKDASLQAIAQFSKAADSASDTRLNTNIRTLQSSVEQLDQFMAGTPSRPEAVKRHSELIGRIGYLISDTSDAFGITLDPDTDSYFLAFLGATVHPQLSDLMAQMRPIGRQVIVEGKSDAVLRERFEQVAATTSLRLEQLEYISTKIMDANPVLAAQLKGEVQSTKDGSNKITELVRGLVYGTTTGIVSEKYTELIDPPYQALKKNNLLALDHLDEALIARDKKLAGEVRIMALQFAGLAIILALLTFFIARSITAPIQRAMQHARKIADGNLESNGQVVNGNSETARLLRALDDMRKQLAETIERERQSASENARIRIALDSVTTSVMIADSERRIIYANPAVLEFFSSAEHEFRQVLPEFRSTGILGSNMDQFHKRPEHQSQLLSNLKSTHTANMKVGSMTVQVVANPVIDEHGARLGTVIQWIDRTAEVAAQEEVAAIIAAAAAGDFDQRLSLENKEGFFLELAQQLNKFVQTASDGLHEVATVLDHLSKGDLTYKIERDYDGLFGKLKDDSNRTVDNLNDLISNILGAVETIRAASRDIAKGNQSLSERTESQAASLEETASSMEELTSTVKQNAANAQEANQLAITSARVAQRGGQVVEQVVETMGEINTSAKKVVDIISVVDGIAFQTNILALNAAVEAARAGEQGRGFAVVASEVRSLAQRSASAAKEIKALIGDSVLKVETGTRLVDEAGKTMTEIVESIGNVAQLVSEISLASTEQSAGIEQVNIAVSHMDENTQQNAAQVEEAAAAAESMSEQAASLAESVSVFRLPGQSGAEAGVRNGQAPMARRIAGPQSRGKPVATRLTANGDGEWQEY from the coding sequence ATGCGTTCATTGAGCCAGAACGTGGGCTTATTGCCCCGTATTGCCACGATTGCCTTAATTGCAGTCGCCACACTTAGCATTCCCTCATGGGAACTACTCAAGCATAAGCGGGAAGACCAGACATTTACCGCCAAGGAGCGCTTAGGCATACCCGCGCTTCGTGCATCGTTGGATATACAGGACGCCTTTATCAAACAGCGTGCGGCCGCCAATGCTTTGCTGGACAACCCAGCGAATGGACGGGAACGTTATCGCCAGGCCAAAGATGCAAGTTTGCAAGCAATTGCACAATTCAGCAAAGCTGCGGACAGTGCAAGTGATACCAGACTCAATACAAATATTCGTACCTTACAATCCTCTGTCGAGCAGCTGGATCAGTTTATGGCCGGCACACCCAGTCGGCCAGAGGCTGTCAAGCGCCACTCGGAGTTGATCGGACGCATAGGCTACCTGATTTCAGATACATCAGACGCGTTCGGTATCACGCTTGATCCAGATACGGATAGCTATTTCCTCGCATTTCTCGGTGCCACTGTGCATCCGCAATTAAGCGATCTGATGGCGCAAATGCGCCCTATTGGCCGGCAGGTCATTGTAGAGGGCAAGTCGGATGCGGTGCTGCGTGAGCGATTTGAACAAGTCGCCGCTACCACTTCGCTGCGCCTTGAGCAATTGGAATATATCTCCACAAAAATCATGGATGCCAATCCGGTTCTTGCCGCGCAATTAAAAGGCGAAGTTCAGAGTACCAAGGATGGCTCCAACAAGATCACTGAACTGGTACGCGGACTCGTATACGGCACAACCACCGGTATTGTCAGCGAAAAGTACACCGAGCTGATCGACCCGCCCTATCAGGCGCTCAAAAAGAACAATTTGCTCGCACTGGATCATTTAGATGAAGCCCTGATTGCACGTGATAAAAAACTCGCCGGTGAAGTCCGCATCATGGCACTGCAGTTTGCGGGTCTAGCCATTATCCTGGCCTTGCTGACATTTTTTATCGCTCGCTCAATCACCGCTCCGATTCAGCGCGCCATGCAGCATGCACGCAAAATTGCCGACGGTAATCTTGAGAGCAATGGTCAGGTAGTAAACGGCAATAGTGAAACCGCCCGCTTGCTGCGTGCACTGGACGACATGCGCAAACAACTGGCTGAGACCATTGAACGCGAGCGCCAGAGTGCGTCTGAGAATGCTCGTATCCGGATTGCACTGGATAGTGTCACCACCTCAGTGATGATTGCGGACAGTGAAAGACGCATCATCTACGCCAATCCGGCTGTACTTGAATTCTTCTCGAGTGCGGAACACGAATTCCGACAGGTGCTGCCAGAATTCAGGAGTACAGGCATTCTGGGCTCCAATATGGATCAGTTTCACAAACGCCCGGAGCACCAGTCGCAGCTTTTGTCTAATTTGAAAAGCACACATACCGCCAATATGAAGGTCGGTTCCATGACGGTTCAGGTTGTCGCGAATCCTGTCATTGATGAACATGGTGCCCGTCTCGGTACAGTGATTCAGTGGATAGACCGCACCGCCGAGGTTGCCGCACAGGAAGAAGTTGCTGCAATCATCGCCGCTGCCGCTGCGGGTGACTTTGATCAACGCCTGTCCCTGGAGAACAAGGAAGGATTTTTCCTCGAACTGGCGCAGCAGCTGAACAAATTTGTCCAGACCGCATCGGATGGCCTGCATGAAGTCGCAACTGTTCTGGATCATTTATCCAAGGGCGATCTGACATACAAAATCGAGCGCGATTACGATGGGCTGTTTGGCAAGCTGAAAGACGACAGTAATCGCACCGTCGATAATCTGAACGATCTGATCTCCAATATTCTGGGTGCAGTAGAAACCATACGTGCAGCATCGCGCGATATTGCCAAGGGCAATCAGAGCTTGTCCGAGCGAACAGAATCGCAAGCGGCCAGTCTCGAGGAAACTGCATCCAGTATGGAAGAGCTGACCAGTACGGTGAAGCAAAATGCAGCCAATGCGCAGGAAGCCAACCAGCTAGCCATCACCTCGGCCAGGGTCGCCCAACGTGGCGGTCAGGTGGTCGAGCAGGTTGTCGAAACCATGGGTGAAATCAATACATCGGCTAAAAAAGTGGTCGATATCATCAGCGTGGTGGATGGAATCGCTTTCCAAACCAATATCCTGGCACTCAACGCAGCCGTCGAAGCGGCACGCGCAGGTGAGCAAGGTCGCGGCTTTGCAGTAGTGGCAAGCGAAGTGCGTAGTCTCGCCCAGCGCAGCGCCTCTGCTGCCAAAGAGATTAAGGCACTCATTGGTGATTCCGTCCTGAAAGTGGAAACCGGTACGCGTCTAGTCGACGAGGCCGGTAAAACAATGACTGAAATCGTCGAATCGATTGGCAATGTCGCACAATTGGTCAGCGAAATCTCCCTGGCGTCTACCGAGCAAAGCGCGGGTATCGAGCAAGTCAATATCGCCGTCAGCCATATGGATGAAAACACTCAGCAAAACGCAGCACAGGTTGAGGAAGCGGCGGCAGCTGCAGAGAGCATGTCCGAGCAAGCGGCGTCCCTCGCTGAATCTGTATCTGTGTTCCGCTTACCGGGGCAGTCTGGCGCTGAGGCGGGTGTTCGCAATGGTCAGGCGCCTATGGCACGCCGGATTGCAGGGCCACAATCGCGCGGCAAGCCAGTTGCAACTCGCCTGACAGCCAATGGTGACGGAGAGTGGCAGGAATATTAA
- the cheD gene encoding chemoreceptor glutamine deamidase CheD — MSQGFEEVLSPHRYYDKYFEIEAVKLLPGEYFATQRDMLLVTVLGSCVSACIRDRKHGIGGMNHFMLPDSSQDNMDPIGLPSRFGSYAMEMLINHLIKLGAERRNLEAKIFGGGQVLRGFTVSNIGERNADFVHQYLDAERIPILAEDLNDIYPRKVYYFPKTGRVLIKKLKSVHNDTIVQREREYGTRLSHANFSGDAELF, encoded by the coding sequence ATGAGCCAGGGATTTGAAGAAGTACTGTCACCTCACCGTTATTACGACAAGTACTTCGAAATTGAAGCGGTGAAGCTGTTGCCAGGCGAATACTTCGCCACGCAACGGGATATGTTACTGGTCACCGTTTTAGGTTCCTGCGTATCAGCCTGTATTCGTGATCGCAAGCATGGGATCGGTGGCATGAATCATTTCATGCTACCGGACTCCAGTCAGGACAATATGGATCCAATTGGTTTGCCTAGCCGATTTGGCAGCTATGCCATGGAAATGCTGATCAACCATCTGATTAAACTGGGTGCGGAGCGTCGTAATCTAGAAGCCAAAATCTTTGGCGGCGGACAGGTACTACGCGGTTTCACTGTCTCAAATATTGGCGAGCGCAATGCCGACTTTGTGCATCAGTATCTGGATGCAGAGCGTATTCCCATTCTTGCAGAAGATCTGAACGACATCTACCCGCGTAAGGTCTACTACTTCCCCAAAACCGGCCGCGTTCTGATTAAAAAGTTGAAGTCGGTTCACAACGACACCATCGTTCAGCGCGAGCGCGAGTACGGCACACGTCTCAGCCATGCCAACTTTAGCGGTGACGCTGAACTGTTCTAG